A region of Panicum virgatum strain AP13 chromosome 8N, P.virgatum_v5, whole genome shotgun sequence DNA encodes the following proteins:
- the LOC120684652 gene encoding auxilin-related protein 2-like, which produces MDGIEGLLARDFGVRPPGKGAPMAGGASRPAAGSAAGAAAWSNPGRSAPASSAAPSYDDLFGAPAPAPAPASASSFDSLFDSFNGPTTSSSSSAARAKPAPSSAPVFDDDIFDAVPGLRPSNSSARYDDGVFGAAAPAYDDVFAAGTRSAPPPAYDDDDDLLGGFGSAPRAEEKRRPAAVDDEADDLLGGFGRKPAPVEEEATGGAGFDDLIPGFAGSNPPRSRNANDDNKMKPPVPTSKSTTSMVDDPFVVLDTASASSSAYTSPGRSADPLEDLDKPANSEGKAAADSLFEEPIAFDQAPKSDPLFTSEINGHAKDRNPPSIDRDSSHSMDRNPARQSSIDDLSNFMPKSQSARYSDIHGNDMEDQSPRSTESEDDIWLTVSEIPLFTQPTTAPPPSRSPPLLKQKPMGVNANGKENGHVHRSSQNHNHYSDLPKQPEVSSADDLEGFAMGKPQMPAYDKNVFDEDFEISSSDREEKDRQERLEQEREMRLREEMERERRRLEKERQMEQQRERERERQAVERATKEARDRAAAEARAKAEREALQRAQRAAVQRAQQEARERAAAEAKERAARVAAEAKERAAAEAKERAAAEAKERAAAEAKERERVAARERAAAERAAAERAQQEARKRAERAAVERVAAEARERQAAAAAAAAAAAAAAREKQSTPDNLESFFGAGARASSAPKQRAPAPTVDSMFGSGAQGRGNANGSQRAASTSASARKASSASLFGDDLSDLFGAPASSDVFQEVEGESEERRRARLERHQRTRERAAKALAEKNERDMQVQREQAERDRIGDTLDFEIKRWSAGKEGNLRALLSTLQYILWPECGWQAVSLTDLITGAAVKKQYRKATLCIHPDKVQQKGATLQQKYIAEKVFDILKEAWNKFNSEELF; this is translated from the exons ATGGACGGCATCGAGGGCCTCCTGGCCCGCGACTTCGGCGTGCGGCCGCCGGGCAAGGGGGcgcccatggccggcggcgcctcgcgccccgccgccggatccgccgccggtgccgccgcgTGGTCCAACCCCGGCAGATCCGCCCCTGCATCCTCCGCGGCCCCGTCCTACGACGACCTCTTCGGCGCccccgcccctgcccctgcccccgcCTCCGCATCCTCCTTCGACTCGCTCTTCGACTCGTTCAACGgccccaccaccagcagcagcagcagcgcggcgaGGGCCAAGCCGGCGCCTTCCTCGGCCCCGGTCTTCGACGACGACATCTTCGACGCGGTCCCAGGGCTGCGGCCCTCCAACTCCTCCGCGCGGTACGACGACGGCGTGTTCGGGGCGGCGGCCCCGGCGTACGACGACGTGTTCGCGGCCGGCacccgctccgcgccgccgcccgcgtacgacgacgacgacgacctcctCGGGGGATTCGGAAGCGCGCCGCGGGCCGAGGAGAAGAGGAGACCGGCGGCGGTTGACGACGAGGCGGACGACCTGCTCGGGGGGTTCGGGAGGAAGCCGGCGCctgtggaggaggaggcaacCGGGGGCGCCGGGTTCGATGATCTGATCCCGGGGTTCGCGGGGAGCAACCCGCCGAGGAGCAG GAATGCTAATGATGATAACAAAATGAAACCACCAGTTCCAACATCTAAATCGACAACTAGCATGGTAGATGACCCGTTTGTTGTTCTAGACACAGCTTCTGCTTCAAGTTCTGCATATACATCCCCAGGAAGATCTGCAGATCCCTTGGAAGATCTGGATAAGCCTGCAAACTCTGAAGGCAAGGCTGCTGCTGATAGTTTATTTGAGGAACCAATTGCTTTTGACCAGGCCCCAAAATCAGATCCTTTGTTTACCTCTGAAATCAATGGTCATGCCAAGGACAGGAACCCACCAAGCATAGACCGAGATTCCAGTCATTCAATGGATAGAAATCCAGCACGTCAATCTTCTATTGATGACCTTAGTAACTTCATGCCTAAGTCACAGTCTGCAAGGTATTCTGATATTCATGGTAACGATATGGAGGATCAGTCACCAAGATCTACTGAATCTGAAGATGATATATGGCTTACAGTTTCTGAGATTCCCCTTTTCACACAACCAACTACTGCTCCGCCACCTTCCCGATCACCACCTCTTCTTAAGCAAAAACCAATGGGAGTGAATGCAAATGGAAAGGAGAATGGGCATGTTCATCGATCGAGCCAAAATCACAACCATTACAGTGATTTGCCAAAGCAACCAGAGGTTTCTTCAGCAGATGACCTGGAAGGTTTTGCCATGGGCAAACCTCAAATGCCTGCTTATGATAAAAATGTTTTTGATGAGGATTTTGAAATAAGTTCATCTGATCGTGAAGAGAAAGATAGGCAAGAAAGGTTGGAACAAGAAAGGGAAATGAGACTGAGGGAGGAAATGGAGAGAGAGCGGAGAAGACTTGAAAAGGAGAGACAGATGGAacaacaaagagaaagagagagagaaagacaaGCAGTGGAGAGGGCTACAAAAGAGGCACGGGACAGAGCAGCCGCTGAAGCTCGTGCAAAAGCTGAAAGAGAGGCCCTCCAGCGTGCACAGCGTGCTGCTGTGCAAAGGGCTCAACAGGAAGCCCGTGAGAGAGCTGCGGCCGAGGCCAAAGAAAGAGCAGCTAGGGTTGCTGCTGAAGCCAAGGAGAGGGCTGCTGCTGAAGCAAAGGAGAGGGCTGCTGCTGAGGCGAAGGAGAGGGCCGCCGCTGAAGCTAAGGAGAGGGAACGGGTTGCTGCTAGGGAGAGGGCTGCAGCAGAAAGAGCTGCTGCTGAGAGAGCTCAGCAAGAAGCAAGGAAGAGAGCTGAAAGAGCTGCAGTGGAAAGAGTTGCTGCTGAGGCTCGAGAaaggcaggcagcagcagcagcagcagctgctgctgctgctgctgctgcaagagAAAAACAGAGCACACCAGATAATCTTGAATCATTCTTTGGCGCGGGTGCTCGTGCCAGTAGTGCACCGAAGCAGAGGGCTCCAGCCCCAACAGTG GATTCTATGTTTGGTtctggagctcaaggtaggggaAATGCTAATGGATCACAGAGGGCAGCATCAACCTCGGCATCTGCGAGAAAAGCGTCATCAGCCTCACTTTTTGGGGATGATTTGTCTGACTTATTTGGAG CCCCTGCATCATCTGATGTATTTCAAGAAGTTGAGGGGGAGAGTGAAGAAAGAAGGCGTGCTAGGCTAGAACGTCACCAGAGGACCCGTGAACGAGCG GCAAAAGCTCTGGCTGAGAAGAATGAACGAGATATGCAGGTTCAGAGGGAGCAGGCAGAGAGAGAT AGAATCGGAGACACACTTGACTTTGAAATTAAGAGGTGGTCTGCTGGAAAAGAGGGCAACTTGCGCGCTTTGTTATCAACTTTACAATAT ATACTTTGGCCAGAATGTGGGTGGCAAGCTGTATCCTTGACCGATTTGATTACTGGTGCTGCTGTTAAAAAGCAGTACAGGAAGGCGACATTGTGTATTCATCCTGATAAGGTGCAACAGAAGGGTGCAACTCTTCAGCAGAAATATATTGCCGAGAAAGTCTTTGATATCCTTAAG GAGGCATGGAACAAATTCAATTCCGAAGAGCTCTTCTGA